In the genome of Pirellulales bacterium, one region contains:
- a CDS encoding PSD1 and planctomycete cytochrome C domain-containing protein produces the protein MVCALLTGTAVAQAALNKDGVPQFESDVLPILTAHCLKCHGREARKASLDLRTMSLIGRGGESGPVLAPGKPDESPLLDRITDKSMPPEGELPLTAEQIDVIRRWIEAGAPAADASAAVDDSVSEISAADREFWAFQRPVRRDPPVVDSSSRVRTPVDSFLLARLTERGLTFAADADRQTLVRRVYFDLLGLPPTPAEVAEFVNDQTPDAYERLLDRLLASPHFGERWGRHWLDAAGYVDVYGGDNDAGIIKLAEGKWRYRDYVIRSFNSDKPFDQFLAEQLAGDELTDWRAADHFSPAMLDNLIATTFLRASADDTDENELNTADIRHGVLARTVETVASNLLGLTVNCARCHSHKYDPIPQADYYRLTALFTPAFNPQSWLQPRDRALADISPRERAAGEEHNAKIQKQLDESRRQLADVRRPHEEQIFEAKLSTLPEAIRADTKTAVQTPKEKRSEVQKYLADKFAATLQATPGEVNASLSATEREQVMRLETDLAELPKKLQTWGKIQAVYDSGPVPTTYLLRRGNHDAPGDEVSPGFLSVLCDESSRDLLASARPQGSTSGRRLALAQWLTRRDTPAAGLTARVIMNRMWQQLFGAGIVETPDNFGHSGGRPSHPALLDWLAIRWIDEGYRWKPMLKLLMTSTAYRQASSVAPTMANASAGASVQAVDPQAIDPGNQLLWHQRLRRLEAEAIRDAILAAAGTLDLTQFGAPVPVESRPDGSVVIKAAKEGASDSDPAPRRRSIYVLARRNYHLSMLGTFDQPIMATNCTRRNSSAVVLQSLAMLNDDFVIEQAGHFAANVAQLPAAEQIVTAFRRALSREPSAQEAAWSNELLDRQFVRYRPQCDSDATARQKALAHLCQMLLNTSEFLYVQ, from the coding sequence GTGGTCTGCGCTTTACTGACCGGGACGGCTGTGGCACAGGCCGCGCTCAACAAAGATGGTGTACCGCAGTTTGAAAGCGACGTGCTGCCGATCCTGACAGCGCACTGTCTGAAGTGTCACGGTCGCGAGGCCCGCAAAGCCAGTCTCGACCTGCGGACCATGTCGCTGATCGGGCGCGGTGGAGAGAGCGGCCCGGTTCTTGCTCCAGGTAAGCCTGACGAGAGTCCATTGCTGGACCGTATTACGGATAAGTCGATGCCTCCGGAGGGCGAGTTGCCGTTGACCGCGGAGCAGATCGACGTCATTCGTCGCTGGATCGAGGCGGGGGCGCCCGCTGCCGATGCTTCGGCTGCTGTCGACGACAGTGTCTCGGAAATCAGTGCCGCCGACCGCGAGTTCTGGGCCTTTCAGCGGCCCGTGCGCCGCGATCCTCCGGTGGTCGATTCGAGCAGCCGCGTCCGCACGCCAGTCGATTCTTTCTTGCTGGCCAGGCTAACCGAGCGTGGCCTGACGTTTGCCGCCGATGCCGACCGGCAAACGCTCGTGCGGCGCGTGTATTTCGATTTGCTCGGCCTGCCGCCGACCCCCGCCGAAGTCGCTGAGTTCGTCAACGATCAAACCCCCGATGCGTACGAGCGCTTGCTCGACCGATTGCTCGCTTCGCCCCACTTCGGCGAACGCTGGGGCCGGCATTGGCTCGATGCGGCCGGCTATGTCGACGTCTATGGCGGCGACAACGATGCTGGAATCATCAAGTTGGCCGAGGGAAAATGGCGCTACCGCGACTATGTCATTCGCAGTTTCAACAGTGATAAACCATTCGATCAATTCCTCGCCGAACAACTGGCGGGCGACGAACTGACCGACTGGCGAGCGGCGGACCATTTCTCGCCGGCCATGCTCGATAACTTGATCGCCACCACGTTCTTGCGCGCAAGTGCGGACGACACCGACGAAAACGAGCTGAACACGGCCGATATCCGTCACGGAGTGCTCGCCCGCACCGTCGAGACCGTGGCAAGCAATTTGCTGGGGCTGACGGTGAATTGCGCCCGCTGCCACAGCCACAAGTACGACCCCATTCCGCAGGCCGATTATTACCGATTGACGGCGCTCTTCACGCCGGCATTCAATCCGCAGAGCTGGTTGCAGCCGCGCGACAGGGCGCTGGCCGACATTTCCCCTCGCGAACGTGCGGCAGGCGAAGAGCACAATGCGAAGATTCAAAAGCAACTCGACGAGTCCAGGCGGCAGTTGGCCGACGTGCGCCGCCCTCATGAAGAGCAGATTTTCGAGGCCAAACTTTCGACCCTGCCTGAGGCGATCCGCGCCGATACCAAAACGGCCGTTCAGACTCCCAAAGAGAAGCGCAGCGAGGTTCAGAAATATCTCGCCGACAAATTCGCCGCCACGCTGCAAGCGACACCTGGCGAGGTGAACGCCTCGCTGAGCGCTACGGAGCGCGAGCAAGTGATGCGGCTGGAAACGGACCTCGCCGAGCTGCCGAAGAAGCTGCAAACCTGGGGAAAGATTCAAGCCGTCTACGACTCCGGGCCGGTGCCGACGACCTATCTATTGCGGCGCGGCAATCATGACGCGCCGGGCGACGAGGTCTCGCCCGGCTTTCTCAGCGTGCTTTGCGACGAAAGCTCGCGCGACTTGCTCGCAAGCGCCCGGCCGCAAGGTTCGACGTCGGGGCGACGCCTGGCCTTGGCCCAATGGCTCACGCGACGTGACACACCGGCGGCTGGCCTGACGGCGCGGGTGATCATGAATCGCATGTGGCAGCAGTTGTTCGGCGCGGGAATTGTGGAAACGCCCGATAATTTCGGTCATTCCGGCGGGCGGCCGAGCCATCCCGCATTGCTCGACTGGCTGGCCATCCGCTGGATCGACGAAGGCTACCGTTGGAAGCCGATGCTCAAGCTGCTCATGACGTCGACCGCGTATCGCCAGGCTTCCTCAGTCGCGCCGACAATGGCGAATGCCAGCGCCGGCGCGAGCGTCCAGGCTGTCGACCCGCAAGCGATCGATCCGGGAAATCAGTTGCTCTGGCATCAACGTCTACGTCGCCTCGAGGCCGAGGCGATACGTGACGCGATCCTGGCCGCCGCGGGTACGCTCGACCTGACGCAGTTCGGCGCGCCAGTTCCTGTCGAGTCGCGGCCCGACGGTTCGGTCGTTATCAAGGCCGCAAAAGAAGGGGCCAGCGATAGTGACCCTGCACCGCGGCGTCGCAGCATCTATGTGCTTGCGCGTCGCAATTATCACCTCTCGATGCTGGGGACCTTCGATCAACCGATCATGGCCACGAATTGCACGCGGCGAAATTCCTCGGCCGTGGTCCTGCAATCGTTGGCCATGCTGAACGACGACTTCGTAATCGAGCAGGCGGGGCACTTTGCCGCGAACGTCGCGCAGTTGCCGGCGGCCGAGCAGATCGTCACGGCATTTCGGCGTGCCTTGTCGCGCGAGCCGAGCGCGCAGGAAGCAGCCTGGAGCAACGAATTACTCGACCGGCAATTCGTCCGCTACCGGCCGCAATGCGACAGCGATGCCACGGCCCGGCAAAAGGCGCTCGCGCATCTCTGCCAGATGCTGCTCAATACCAGCGAGTTTTTGTATGTCCAATAG
- a CDS encoding serine hydrolase domain-containing protein — protein sequence MLSDRQEIHRATAVCGLAIFATLLVASVGRTADEVDDYVEAQRVESRIPGLALLVVRDGTVVKSRGYGLANVELQVPVTEQTIFQSGSLGKQFTATGVMMLVEEGRLDLDDAVRKFLPDAPEAWQAIKIRHLLSHTSGLGDYPRDFDLRRDYTTDQLLQAIYASPLAFEAGAGWKYSNLGYVTLGIVMEKATGGPYGELLAERIFKPLGMSSTRVISEADIVPHRAAGYRLVHGELKNQQWVSPTMNSTADGSLYTNLLDMAKWDAALTSGSLLKPESQLQMWTVAKLADGAKNTGNYGFGWVCEEVAGHRIVRHGGAWQGFVSGISRYLDDHMTIVVFANLSASSARSFPAIERNVAAFYVPALKTHDEGRK from the coding sequence GTGCTCTCCGATCGCCAAGAGATTCACAGAGCGACCGCGGTGTGCGGGCTAGCGATTTTTGCCACTCTCTTGGTTGCCAGCGTCGGTCGAACGGCCGACGAAGTCGACGACTATGTAGAAGCGCAGCGCGTCGAGTCGCGCATTCCAGGGCTGGCACTGCTGGTCGTGCGCGATGGGACCGTCGTCAAGTCGCGTGGCTACGGCCTGGCCAACGTCGAGCTGCAGGTTCCGGTTACCGAACAGACGATTTTTCAAAGCGGATCACTGGGGAAGCAATTCACAGCCACCGGAGTGATGATGCTCGTCGAGGAGGGGCGGCTGGATCTCGACGACGCGGTGCGCAAGTTTTTGCCGGACGCTCCCGAGGCGTGGCAAGCGATCAAAATTCGCCACCTCCTGTCGCACACGTCGGGTTTAGGAGACTACCCACGCGATTTCGATCTGCGCCGCGATTATACGACCGACCAGTTGTTGCAGGCGATTTACGCGTCGCCACTAGCCTTCGAAGCTGGCGCAGGGTGGAAGTACAGCAATCTCGGTTACGTCACGCTCGGGATTGTGATGGAAAAGGCCACCGGAGGACCTTATGGCGAGCTGCTGGCCGAGCGGATCTTCAAACCGTTGGGAATGTCGTCGACGCGCGTTATCAGCGAGGCCGATATCGTTCCGCATCGTGCCGCCGGTTATCGCCTGGTTCACGGCGAACTGAAAAACCAGCAGTGGGTGTCACCGACAATGAATTCGACGGCTGACGGCAGTCTCTACACGAATCTATTGGACATGGCGAAATGGGACGCTGCTCTGACATCGGGTTCGCTGCTCAAGCCCGAGTCCCAGCTGCAGATGTGGACCGTCGCCAAACTGGCCGACGGAGCAAAGAACACAGGCAATTACGGCTTCGGCTGGGTTTGCGAAGAGGTTGCCGGCCATCGAATTGTTCGTCACGGCGGCGCCTGGCAGGGATTTGTCTCCGGCATTAGCCGCTACCTTGATGACCACATGACCATCGTCGTTTTCGCGAATCTCTCCGCCAGTTCGGCGCGATCGTTTCCTGCGATCGAACGGAACGTCGCCGCGTTTTACGTTCCGGCTCTGAAGACGCATGACGAAGGTCGCAAGTGA
- a CDS encoding SpoIIE family protein phosphatase produces MSRSTPKHLNLFKERSETVDQPGRLASGAIQDLCHAFERATGWSLRYVPGHPPQNDHDLLWSAPVSPGVGSSPGHLRIDLGGTALRDRGPSVDLEHAGELAGAIGHLLGELHVAREELRKREAELAAAVPVIERPGEPVHLAERLEAVLRGGAQAVNCHAAAVYLLDSATTELKLRAAYGLPRERLQLGPRPLRSATADLEALAGHAVVMKNRAVRAEWQAPEASAAAVCVPIATSAIPLGTLWIFSARERDFSDEEVNLVEIVAGRLASDLEREVLMQEGLNAATLKRQMSEAERLQEFQQPRYIPASPSWDIDAWTLRGDVLGGDFYDWFTRGDESLGIAVGSATGSGISAAMMASILRTAVRAHAEQAREPQQLLNAVNRELWQAAAGLQSAGLLYALLDPTGRIRLATAGDVTALLARPGGWQLLSRVALPLARDPNSTYQPVLHSLRPEETLLVMAGDDPQFAPPVKGRTHRLGLSSIARLVAEKSDSTAKELAAALRFQFSSSKIHSNRDRTLLVVKRRRPDWS; encoded by the coding sequence GTGTCACGGTCTACACCGAAGCATTTGAATCTGTTTAAAGAGCGGTCGGAAACAGTCGATCAGCCCGGGCGCTTAGCCTCAGGCGCGATCCAAGACTTGTGCCATGCCTTCGAGCGTGCGACCGGCTGGTCGCTGCGCTACGTGCCAGGGCACCCACCGCAAAACGATCACGACCTGTTGTGGTCCGCCCCGGTCAGCCCGGGCGTTGGAAGCTCTCCCGGACACCTCAGGATTGATCTCGGTGGGACCGCGTTGCGGGACCGTGGTCCCTCGGTCGATCTGGAACACGCCGGCGAGCTGGCCGGCGCGATCGGCCATCTCTTGGGCGAGTTGCACGTGGCCCGCGAGGAACTGCGCAAGCGCGAAGCCGAACTGGCGGCCGCCGTGCCGGTCATCGAACGGCCCGGCGAGCCGGTGCATCTGGCCGAGCGCTTGGAAGCTGTGCTGCGCGGCGGCGCGCAAGCGGTGAATTGTCATGCGGCGGCTGTGTATTTGCTGGATTCGGCCACCACCGAATTGAAGTTGCGCGCCGCGTATGGCTTGCCGCGCGAGCGCCTGCAACTGGGGCCGCGTCCGCTGCGCTCCGCAACTGCAGATTTGGAAGCCCTGGCGGGTCATGCCGTGGTGATGAAAAACCGCGCGGTGCGCGCCGAATGGCAGGCGCCCGAAGCATCGGCCGCGGCCGTGTGCGTACCGATCGCGACGAGCGCCATTCCGCTGGGCACGCTGTGGATCTTTTCAGCCCGCGAGCGCGATTTCAGCGATGAAGAGGTCAATCTCGTCGAGATCGTGGCTGGTCGGCTGGCCAGTGACCTGGAACGCGAAGTCCTCATGCAAGAAGGGCTGAACGCCGCGACGCTCAAACGCCAGATGAGCGAAGCCGAGCGACTGCAGGAGTTCCAGCAGCCGCGCTACATTCCTGCGTCGCCCAGTTGGGATATCGATGCCTGGACCTTACGCGGCGACGTCCTGGGCGGCGACTTCTACGACTGGTTCACGCGCGGCGACGAAAGCTTGGGGATCGCTGTCGGATCGGCGACCGGTTCGGGAATCTCGGCCGCGATGATGGCGAGCATCCTGCGCACCGCGGTCCGCGCCCACGCCGAACAAGCGCGCGAACCCCAACAGTTGTTGAACGCGGTCAATCGCGAGCTGTGGCAAGCCGCGGCCGGACTGCAGTCAGCAGGGCTGTTATATGCCCTGCTCGATCCCACGGGCCGGATTCGCCTGGCAACAGCCGGGGACGTCACGGCGCTGTTGGCCCGGCCGGGTGGCTGGCAGTTGCTGTCGCGCGTAGCTTTGCCGCTGGCGCGCGATCCCAATTCGACTTATCAGCCGGTTTTGCACTCGCTGCGCCCCGAAGAGACGCTCTTGGTCATGGCCGGCGATGATCCGCAATTCGCTCCGCCGGTCAAAGGCCGCACCCATCGCCTGGGCCTGTCATCCATCGCACGCCTGGTGGCCGAGAAATCGGACAGCACGGCGAAAGAACTGGCGGCCGCCCTTCGCTTTCAATTCTCATCGAGCAAGATTCACTCGAACCGTGATCGCACGCTGCTGGTCGTGAAGCGCCGCCGCCCCGATTGGTCGTAG
- a CDS encoding tetratricopeptide repeat protein translates to MAGSERRRPKAGSRTKASQTLSRPNPATPNGVAQALVAIVLLGVAGWMVYGRSLSYPFIFDDFHSVVMNPSITRLWPLFGASSPFVAPFDSPTAGRPLVNLSLAMNYHFGQIDPWGYHFVNLTLHVLSAVLLWAIVQRTLQLPYFANRFDRAAFGLSLLVALAWLVHPLVTESVEYTTQRTELMMGLFYLATLFTSLRYFTATTSKHQLLWLLLAGVACAAGMACKETMVSAPFAVLLFERTFLARSFWRALRRSWPLYVALALGWIVLLTLNLGGPRSASAGFHRGIPAHVWWFTQAKVLAMYFKLSFWPWPLSVHYRVPLLETFAVAWPWLVFALLLGIGILIALGRRSAAGFIGACAVMILAPTLAVPILKEVAVERRMYLPLAAILTLTIVGGYRLLCSVAQVPASNEPKIFRWPLAATLTFGAILVVVMGAVSSLRLTAYRDAVTLWQDAARRDPNDLIAIQNTGIALNDAQRSEEAARYMRQALERFPDWPEGYHVLGVALINLQRPAEAIDYLEKSFPSPDDTLAHFHLGLALLNAGRPVEAIDQFEMVVQEQPDVSTFQNRLGMALFLAGRPQPALEHFRKAVALEPDSAMIRKNLALTLKAVNSLPEAREEFEKTIRLAPDDLDARAQLAIVYNDLGQSADAVATAEKALAMARAAGNVPLTQSLENWLKQNRK, encoded by the coding sequence ATGGCCGGTTCTGAGCGGCGTCGGCCGAAGGCCGGGTCTCGCACGAAAGCAAGCCAGACTCTGTCGCGCCCCAATCCGGCAACTCCGAACGGCGTCGCACAAGCTTTGGTCGCGATAGTTCTGCTGGGCGTCGCAGGCTGGATGGTATACGGGCGGTCGTTGAGCTATCCGTTCATCTTCGACGACTTCCATTCGGTCGTCATGAACCCCTCGATTACCAGGTTGTGGCCGCTGTTTGGCGCATCGAGCCCCTTCGTCGCACCGTTTGACTCGCCCACGGCAGGTCGACCGCTGGTGAACCTGTCGCTGGCGATGAATTACCACTTCGGCCAAATCGATCCGTGGGGTTACCACTTCGTCAATCTGACGCTGCACGTGCTTTCGGCGGTGCTGCTGTGGGCAATCGTTCAGCGAACGCTACAACTTCCGTACTTCGCCAACCGATTCGACCGCGCGGCATTCGGCCTTTCGTTGCTCGTGGCCCTGGCCTGGCTCGTGCATCCGCTCGTCACCGAATCCGTGGAATACACGACGCAACGCACCGAACTGATGATGGGGTTGTTCTACCTGGCCACGTTATTCACCAGCCTGCGGTACTTCACCGCCACGACGTCGAAGCATCAATTGCTCTGGCTGCTCTTGGCCGGCGTGGCTTGCGCTGCAGGAATGGCCTGCAAGGAAACGATGGTCTCGGCGCCATTCGCGGTGCTCTTATTCGAGCGCACTTTCCTGGCACGATCGTTCTGGCGGGCGCTACGCCGCTCGTGGCCTTTGTACGTGGCGTTGGCGCTGGGCTGGATCGTGCTCTTGACCTTGAATCTGGGCGGACCGCGGTCCGCCTCGGCGGGGTTTCATCGGGGAATTCCGGCTCACGTCTGGTGGTTCACCCAGGCCAAGGTGCTTGCCATGTACTTCAAGCTAAGCTTCTGGCCCTGGCCGCTGTCGGTTCACTATCGCGTCCCCCTTTTGGAAACCTTCGCGGTCGCCTGGCCGTGGCTGGTCTTTGCCTTGCTCCTGGGGATTGGCATTCTGATCGCGCTCGGGCGCCGATCCGCCGCGGGTTTCATAGGTGCCTGCGCCGTCATGATTCTCGCTCCCACACTCGCCGTGCCGATCCTCAAAGAAGTCGCGGTCGAACGGCGAATGTACCTTCCGCTGGCTGCGATTCTTACACTGACAATCGTCGGCGGGTATCGGCTGTTGTGTTCGGTAGCGCAGGTACCGGCCTCGAACGAGCCTAAGATCTTTCGCTGGCCGCTCGCGGCGACGCTCACCTTCGGCGCGATCTTGGTTGTCGTGATGGGCGCGGTCAGCAGTCTTCGACTGACGGCGTATCGCGATGCAGTCACCCTCTGGCAAGACGCCGCACGGCGCGACCCGAACGACTTGATCGCCATCCAGAATACGGGTATCGCGCTTAATGATGCGCAGCGCAGTGAAGAAGCCGCTCGATACATGCGACAGGCCCTCGAGCGATTTCCCGACTGGCCGGAAGGGTATCACGTGCTGGGCGTGGCGTTGATCAATCTCCAGCGGCCCGCCGAAGCCATCGACTATCTAGAAAAGTCATTTCCCAGCCCCGACGATACATTGGCACATTTTCATCTCGGTCTTGCTCTGTTGAACGCCGGCCGACCGGTGGAGGCAATCGACCAGTTCGAAATGGTTGTGCAAGAGCAGCCCGATGTGTCCACGTTCCAGAACCGGCTGGGCATGGCTTTGTTTCTCGCCGGACGCCCGCAGCCGGCCCTCGAACATTTCCGCAAGGCGGTGGCATTGGAACCCGATTCCGCGATGATCCGGAAAAACCTCGCCCTGACCCTCAAAGCGGTGAACAGCTTGCCCGAAGCGCGCGAAGAATTCGAGAAGACAATACGGCTGGCTCCCGACGATCTCGACGCGCGGGCCCAGTTGGCAATTGTCTACAACGATCTAGGCCAGTCAGCCGACGCGGTTGCCACGGCCGAAAAAGCCTTGGCAATGGCCAGGGCTGCGGGAAACGTGCCGTTGACGCAATCGCTTGAGAACTGGTTGAAGCAGAATCGCAAGTAA
- a CDS encoding alpha/beta hydrolase-fold protein, translating into MRFTFVTVLSLAFIVACSPVLLAAEPAASPSDASSTEDGPVTIPRSHQFTLRSRAGREYRIQVAVPKAGPPTAGYPVIYATDGNAVFATFAEAVRAQRAASMLIVGIGYPSDAPFDVARVYDLTPLRQGEKSDTDSEDNTGGQEEFFAFIQDELKPFIESRFKVNRERQTLFGHSLGGLFVLHILYTHPEAFQTYAAGAPSLWWNNQAILSEEKAFIEKQGAKVDLFLFVGERDARHMVLDATRTADRLAPLSAHGLRVYFQVFDEEDHVSVLPTAISRTYRIAGSPTK; encoded by the coding sequence ATGAGATTCACCTTCGTTACTGTCCTGAGTCTCGCCTTCATTGTGGCCTGTTCACCGGTATTGCTCGCGGCCGAGCCGGCGGCCTCGCCGAGCGACGCGTCATCGACGGAAGATGGGCCCGTGACGATCCCCCGTTCGCACCAGTTCACGCTGCGATCGCGCGCGGGGCGTGAGTACCGCATCCAAGTTGCCGTGCCCAAGGCGGGGCCACCAACGGCCGGCTACCCGGTCATCTATGCGACCGACGGCAATGCGGTCTTCGCGACTTTTGCCGAGGCCGTGCGCGCGCAGCGCGCTGCCTCGATGCTGATCGTTGGTATCGGTTATCCTTCGGACGCTCCCTTTGATGTGGCGCGTGTTTACGACCTCACGCCTCTGCGACAAGGGGAGAAGAGTGATACCGATTCTGAAGACAATACCGGCGGCCAGGAAGAATTCTTTGCCTTTATCCAAGATGAGCTGAAACCCTTCATCGAGAGCAGGTTCAAGGTCAACCGCGAACGGCAAACGCTGTTCGGTCACTCCTTGGGCGGGCTCTTCGTCCTGCACATTCTCTACACGCATCCCGAAGCCTTTCAAACCTACGCCGCCGGCGCTCCGTCCCTGTGGTGGAATAACCAGGCGATCCTGTCCGAGGAGAAGGCGTTCATCGAGAAACAAGGGGCCAAGGTGGACTTGTTCCTGTTCGTGGGCGAGCGAGACGCCCGCCACATGGTGCTAGACGCGACGCGCACAGCCGATCGTCTGGCACCGCTTTCTGCCCATGGGCTGCGTGTCTATTTTCAAGTCTTTGACGAGGAAGATCACGTCTCGGTCTTACCAACCGCGATCAGCCGGACTTATCGCATCGCAGGAAGTCCAACGAAGTAG
- a CDS encoding alpha/beta fold hydrolase: MGTKSLQLSTALMLALAPAAWRADGAPPADAGEPKSATSSSEQPPAPREAVAGSWVGTLDAGVKLRIVFNIEQSADGTFKATLDSPDQGAKGIRIDETTFADGELKLTSKALRATFKGKLANGEIAGTFTQGGTALPLALKPAEKAPEIKRPQVPKKPYPYEEREVTVENKPAGVKLAGTLTVPKGDKPFPAVLLISGSGPQDRDESLLGHQPFLVLADYLTRRGIAVLRLDDRGVGGSSGDLATSTTDDLAGDALAAVEFLKSCAEFDPQRIGLVGHSEGGLIAPLAASRSDDVKFIVLIAGPGVTGEEILYAQGELISRAGGGGDAATKFQRALQEKLFAIVKDFERQAAAAPGDMPPDTAEVEKKLVAAITGLSILLPEDKRKAAEAQAQAQARSLVTPWFRYFLSYDPRPTLAKVHCPVLAVIGERDLQVPPAQNLPEIEKALKAAGNGNYTLHELPTLNHLLQTCTTGAPSEYGQIEETMAPSALALIGDWISQQSGH, from the coding sequence ATGGGTACGAAGTCTCTGCAACTTTCGACGGCGCTGATGCTGGCATTAGCGCCCGCTGCATGGCGGGCCGATGGCGCGCCGCCAGCCGATGCCGGTGAGCCCAAATCCGCGACGAGCTCCAGCGAACAGCCGCCGGCCCCGCGCGAAGCTGTTGCCGGCTCCTGGGTCGGCACGCTGGATGCCGGCGTCAAGCTGCGGATTGTTTTCAACATCGAGCAATCGGCAGACGGAACGTTCAAGGCCACGCTCGACAGCCCGGATCAGGGGGCGAAAGGCATCCGCATCGATGAAACCACGTTTGCCGACGGCGAATTGAAGCTCACGTCCAAGGCGCTGCGCGCGACGTTCAAAGGAAAACTTGCGAATGGCGAAATCGCCGGCACGTTTACGCAAGGCGGTACGGCGTTGCCGCTCGCGCTGAAGCCGGCCGAGAAGGCGCCAGAAATCAAGCGTCCGCAAGTTCCGAAAAAGCCGTATCCCTACGAAGAGCGCGAGGTCACGGTCGAAAACAAACCCGCCGGCGTCAAGCTGGCTGGCACGTTGACAGTGCCCAAGGGCGACAAGCCGTTCCCTGCGGTGTTGCTCATCTCCGGTTCAGGCCCGCAAGATCGAGACGAATCGCTGCTGGGCCATCAGCCTTTTCTGGTGTTAGCCGATTATTTGACGCGGCGCGGCATTGCCGTATTGCGGCTCGATGATCGCGGCGTTGGCGGCTCGAGCGGCGACCTCGCAACGTCCACAACCGATGACCTGGCGGGCGACGCGCTCGCCGCCGTCGAGTTTCTCAAGTCGTGCGCGGAATTCGATCCGCAGCGGATCGGACTCGTGGGGCATAGTGAAGGAGGCCTGATTGCGCCGCTGGCCGCAAGTCGCTCCGACGACGTCAAGTTCATTGTACTGATCGCCGGACCCGGCGTGACCGGCGAAGAAATACTCTACGCGCAGGGGGAATTAATCTCGCGCGCCGGAGGTGGTGGCGACGCGGCGACTAAGTTTCAGCGCGCCTTGCAGGAAAAGCTGTTTGCGATCGTGAAGGATTTCGAACGTCAAGCGGCCGCCGCGCCGGGCGACATGCCCCCCGATACTGCCGAGGTCGAGAAGAAACTCGTGGCCGCCATCACGGGCCTCTCGATCCTGCTGCCTGAAGACAAACGCAAGGCGGCCGAAGCGCAAGCCCAGGCTCAAGCCCGATCGCTCGTGACGCCGTGGTTCCGTTACTTTCTTTCGTACGATCCGCGTCCCACGCTCGCGAAGGTTCACTGCCCGGTGCTGGCCGTGATCGGGGAGCGGGACTTGCAGGTTCCGCCAGCGCAGAACCTTCCCGAGATCGAGAAGGCACTCAAGGCGGCAGGCAACGGCAATTACACGCTGCACGAATTGCCCACTCTCAACCACTTGTTGCAGACGTGTACGACTGGGGCCCCCTCGGAGTATGGGCAGATCGAGGAGACCATGGCCCCCTCAGCGCTGGCACTGATTGGCGATTGGATTAGCCAACAATCCGGGCACTGA